CCGTATCGACCGTTTTGGTGTTGCGCAGCCTAACATTCAGCGTCTCGAAAATTCGGGCCGAATTTTGGTTGAGCTTCCAGGTGCAAAAGATCCTAGCCGTATCAGAAAGCTGCTGCAGGGAACTGCCAATCTTGAGTTTTGGGAAACATACGAGAACTCCGAGATATATCCCTTTTTGATTTCGGCTAATTCTAAACTCAGGGAGCTGGCATCTGCTAAATTGGCCAATGCACCAAAGGAAGAATCTAGCAAGGTTGCGGTTACCAAGGAGGTAAAAAAGAAGGAAACTCAGGCTACCGATACTACGAACAAGCTTATTTCTGCCGTTCAGCAATCTCAAGACACCACTGCCAAGAGTGCCAGTGAGGCAGCTTTCGCAAGTGAGAATCCACTGTTCAAGGTATTACGACCTGCAGTGGGACAGCAGGGACCATTCCCAGGACCATCCGTTGGTATTGCTGAGGCTGGCGATACCGCAAGGGTAGATGCTTACTTGGCAATGCCTCAAATCAAGGCACTGTTCCCTCACGATGTTAAGTTCCTATGGTCGGTAAAACCAATGGAGACAAATGGCAACACATACGCTTTGATAGCCATTAAAATTTCTACCCGCGATGGTCGTGCCCCGTTAGACGGTGGTGTGATTACCGATGCTAGAGAAGAATTTGGCAACTCTGGCGGGGGGCAAGCTCAGGTAGCTATGTCGATGAATGCTACCGGCTCAAAGGTTTGGGCCCGCTTAACCGCCGACAACAAGGGCCGTTGCATTGCCATTGTGCTCGACAACTATGTTTATTCCTATCCTGTCGTGAACGATGAAATTACCGGAGGTAATTCTCAAATTTCTGGCAATTTCACCATAGAGGAGGCAAAAGACTTAGCTAATGTATTGAAGTCGGGTAAGCTACCTGCTCCAGCTCGTATTATTCAGGAGGCAATTGTAGGACCTTCACTTGGCCAAGCAACCATCAACTCCGGTATGTGGAGCTTCTTAATGTCGTTCATGTTGATTATGATCTACATGGTTGTGTACTATAGCCGCAGAGGTGGATTTATTGCCGACGTTACCTTAATATTTAACCTCTTCTTCCTAATTGGTGTTCTTGCTTCATTTGGTGCCGTTTTAACCTTGCCTGGTATTGCGGGTATTGTGCTTACCATGGGTATGGCCGTGGATGCTAACGTGCTTATCTTTGAGCGTATTCGTGAGGAAATTCGTGCGGGTAAAGGTGTTAACCTTGCAATTGCAGATGGGCACAAGCATGCGCTTTCGGCTATTGTCGATGGGAACATGACAACCCTCATTACGGCTCTTATTCTCTACGTTTTTGGATCAGGTCCTATCCGCGGATTTGCAACTACCCTCGCAATTGGTATTGTTACTTCGCTATTTGCGGCATTAATTATTTCTCGATTAATGATCGAGTTCTATGTTGCAAAGGGATTTAAGATAACCTTCTCTACCAAACTTTCGGAAACCGCCTTCACCAAGGTTCGTATTAAGTTTATTGAATGGCGTAAGTATGCTTACGGAATGAGTATTACCTTTTTGGTAATTATTGCCATATCGCTTATTGTTCGTGGCTTAAACCCTGGCATTGACTTTACAGGAGGGCGTTCATTCGTTGTTAAGTTTGATAAACCGGTTCAATCTACAGAAGTTGCAATTACTTTAGAAAAAGTATTTGGTGAAGCTCCTGAGGTAAAGACCTATGGTTCCAATAAGGAACTTAAGATTACCACCAAATATCGTATCAACGAGAATGGTCCTACAGTTGACGATGAGGTTGATATGAAGTTGTATGAGGGTTTAAAGACCTATTTACCACAAGGTACTACTTTTGCAACATTTGATACTGCTAATAAGATAAGTTCCGATAAGGTTGGCCCAACCGTAGCTAAAGATATCAGAAAGGACGCTATTATTGCAGTTATGTTTGCACTTTTGGCCATTTTCGTATACATCTTCCTTCGTTTCCGGAATGTTACCTATGGCGTTGGTGCTATTGTTTCACTTGCTCACGATGCAATTATGGTTATTGGTGTTTATACCCTGTTCTACCATAGAGTATCGTTCCCACTTGAGGTTGATCAATCGTTTATTGCCGCAGTGCTTACAATTATTGGTGCCTCTGTTTACGATACGGTAATTATCTTCGACAGAATTAGGGAGTATACACATTTGTATCCAAAGCGCGAGCGTAAGGATGTACTTAACGATGCTATGAACCACACCTTAGGTAGAACATTTAGTACCTCATTCACTACCTTTATCGTTCTTATCCCTATGTTCTTCTTGGCAGGGCAAGGTATCCAAGGTTTCATCTTTGGATTAATGGTAGGTATCTTCTTTGGTAGCTTCTCCTCAGTATTCGTTGCGGCTCCTGTTGCTTACGACCTTTCTCGATGGAGAGAAAAAAGGGCACTTAAGAAAGCTGAGTTAAAAAAGTAGTTTATAAAAAGCTATATTTCAGTTGAAACCCCGACCAATCATCGGGGTTTCTTCATTCTTTTCATTCGCTGGTTCATCTAAAATGGCTATCTTTCGCCATAACTATTTTGCCATGATAATTACTACGCAGGGGATTGAAAAATCTTTTGGGAGCTTGCAAGTGCTCAAGGGAATAGACCTTCAGGTTGAGGAAAACAAGCTGGTGTCCATTGTGGGTCCGTCCGGCGCAGGGAAGACTACATTTCTTCAGATTATGGGGACTCTATCAAATCCTGACAAAGGGAAGGTATTCATTGGGGGCACTGATATTACCAAGCTGAACTCGTCATCCTTGGCATTGTTTAGAAATCAGAAGTTGGGGTTTGTGTTCCAGTTCCACCATCTACTTCCCGAATTTACCGCGCTCGAAAATATATGCATTCCTGCCTATATTGCCGGCACTAGAAAAAATATTGCTGAGAAGCGTGCCAGTGAGTTACTTGCCTTTTTAGGATTAAGCGAACGTGCGTCCCATAAGCCCACTGAATTGTCGGGTGGTGAGCAGCAGCGCGTGGCCGTTGCCAGAGCGCTGATTAATAATCCGGCAGTGATCTTTGCCGATGAACCATCGGGCAATCTTGACACTGCGAATAAGCAGGAGCTGCACAGGCTATTTTTTCAGTTGAGAGATGAATTTGGTGTTACCATTGTGGTTGTTACGCACGACACCGAGCTGGCTGATAGTTCTGATGTTGTTTTCACCATGGTTGATGGGGTTATCTCCAATGCTAGGCATAGTTAACTTACAGAAGGTTAAGCAACTGCTTGATAGTCGTCTGGATGCATATTTAGCACCAGAGTTTATACAGCACGACCCTGTTCAAATTCCCCATCTGTTTCGAAATAAGGAGGATATCGAAATCGCCGGGTTGCTTGCTGCTACCATTTCATGGGGGCAGCGTAAGTCCATAATTATGGGAGCAAAACGCATTATTTCCCTTATGGATGGCGCCCCATTTGATTTCGTGCAAAATCATACACCTGCCGATTTAAGGAGGCTCCAAGGGTTTGTTTACCGAACCTTTAATGGTAACGATTTAGTCGCATTTATTGGTCAGCTTCAGGGAATATATCACCATTCAGGTGGACTTGAAGTTGTATTTTCCTCCGGCTTTATGCGTGGTGGAATTGTGGGCGCACTGTCGGAATTTAGGGCAAAAATGTTGGTAGGTATTGGCGATTCTCACATGTCCAAGCACGTGGCCAATGTTGATAAGGGTTCGGCTTGCAAGCGGTTGAATATGTTTTTGCGATGGATGGTTCGATCGGATGCTAGCGGTGTTGATTTTGGCTTATGGAATCAGATACCAGCAAGTGCGCTGGCAATACCTTTGGATGTAAACACGGCGTTAGCATCACGAATGCTGGGTTTGCTTTCTCGGAAGCAGAACGATTGGCGCGCCGTTGTTGAACTAACGGAGCAACTTCAAAAGATTGATCCTATTGACCCTATTAAGTATGATTTTGCCCTTTTTTCCATTGGTCAGAGTAAAGATTATCCATTGTAAGCATGTCGTCATTTCGTTTTAAACAGTTTACTATCAACCAGCAGAATGTCCCCATGAAGGTTAATACCGATGGGGTGCTCCTTGGGGCGTGGGCTGATGTTGATAATATGGCTTCAATTTTAGACGTTGGCACAGGCACGGGCGTTATTGCCCTAATGCTGGCTCAGCGCAATTTAACCGCACTTGTCGATGCAGTAGAGATAGATCAACAGGCTGTTGCAATTGCAGAACAAAATATAGCAAACTCGCCATGGAGCGAACGAATCGCTGTGATTGGGTCCAGCTTTCAAGCGTATGCTGACAGCTCTGCATTGAAGTATAGCCTCATAGTGTCCAACCCTCCTTTTTTTCTTAGTGCATTAAAATCGCCTAGTCAAAGCAGAAATTTGTCTAGGCATGCCGACATTTTACCCTATGAAGCATTGTTGGAAGGTGTTGATAAGCTTTTAGCGGAAACAGGTGTTTTTGCAGGCGTTTTCCCCTATGCAGAGTCGAACGTATTTATTGCCCTTGCCGTTAACTTTGGGCTTTACTGCCGACGAAAGATATACGTTCAAACCGTTTCCGGAGGTCGGATTAAGCGGGTTCTGCTTGAACTATCAAGAGAACGGGTTACACCAATGGAAGGTAATTTAGCAATCGAAGAGCACGGTGGAAAAGGGTATACAACCGATTATCGCAATCTTACAAAAGACTTTTACCTTGCATTTTAATCTTGAAGCAGCTGTATGGGAGACTGTTGCTTTGAGTGGAAAAAAAGAGGCTGATATTCAGCCTCTTTCATGATTACAAGTTGGTTCGCTCCTCAATGAATTTCACTCCGTAATTCTCTAACTCTTTGAGAATAGGCGTGTAAAGATGAGGTTTAATGGGCACCACAACTCCTTTTTCTTTAATTTCACCTGTTAGAAGCAGCTTGGTTGCAATGGCGAGCGGAGTGCCAACTGTGATGGACATGGCCGTATTTAGTTGATCTTTTCCCTTAATTACCAGTGTAGAGGTAATCCGCTCCTTTTTTCCATATAGTTCATAGTCGAACCGATGCTGCATTACAATCATGTCCTTATCTTCTGGATCAAGAACCCACTTCTCTTCCAATATTTTCTGAACGATTTGGGCTGGTGAGGCGTTTGGTAACCCAACCTTCTTTTCCTCGAAGATCCCTAGCCACTGCAATTTGGAAAATATATTAGGATCGTTTGCCAGTGGAATCTCTTTTCTAATTTTATCTTCTACCGTTTGCGTGGGGTGGTATGCCAAAAAGCTATTGATGAAGCTGCGGTAAGTCAGGTTTTCTGAATCGGGAACCTTGTAGGTATCGTCAGTTGCACCCAGCTGCACAAATACATCCCAGGCTTTGCAGTAACCTTTCTTACGCATGGTGCCACGCATAATAGATGGTATATTTTCTAGGGAGTATATTTTCTTGTATTGTAGTGAATCACGGTTAGGATAAACCTCAAATTCGCCCATATCGAGAACATTTACCGTAAATGCGCGACTATAAAGGCGATGGTAGGGAATAAATTTCACCTGCCCCATCTCCTGATATTGGGCAACTCCTTGCCCGGCCAATACCACATTTCTTGGGTTCCAGGTAAATTTATAGTTCCAAGGGTTGTTGTCATACTCCGGCGCAACAAGGCCACCTGTGTTCGACATAAAGCCAAGCATTTTTCCACCCTTAGCCTTAATCTCGTCTATCACCTTCATGGCCGACATGTGATCGATACCAGGGTCCACGCCCAGTTCGTTGAGAAGGGAGATACCTTTTGCTTTTGCCTCAGCATCCAACGATTTCATGGCATCGGAAACGTAAGAAGCCGTAAGCATGTTCTTGCCTTGGGCTACACATTCCTTTGCCACAACAGGGTGCATAAAGGCGGGTAACATGGAAATTACCGCATCGGCACCAGTTATTTCTGTAGTTAATTGTTTTGAGTCAGAAAGGTCAAACTTGAAGGCTGAACCGTTGGGGTGCTTGTTGACTTTTCTCTGAGCTGTTTCTAGTGATAGGTCCCCAACCTTCACCTTCCAATTTAACGAGGTAGAGTGGTCGAGTAAATAGGCAATAAGGCTTGTGGATGACAGGCCTGCACCTAGAACAAGAATGGTTTTCATGAGTTAGTGGTAGTTATGTAAAATATGGTTTGAAACTAGTGATTATTATTTACCGAATGAAATCGATTGTTAAATACAAAGCAAGTAGCGACCAATGTCGTCAATTAAAGCAGCGAAATAGTTGCTGTTGATTAAAACAATATCACCTATAGTTCTCAAGCAATTATTGCTGCCAAATTCCAAAAAGCAACCCCTCAATCGCGAGGATGATAACCCTTTTATTTTTACAAAAATATACTGTTTTTTTTCTGAGGCATAGGCAAACCTTGTGTTATAGGGCATTAAATTGCAAACGTTTTAGCACGACTATTTTCTTCGTTTGAGTATTTCATTATCCATCTTTTTTTTCTTTATTACCTTTGTAATTCACTAATAACTCAGAAGCATTGTCCTCTTACGATAAGTATGTGGAAACTCCACTAATGAAACAGTATGTAGCCATAAAGCGACAGCATCCTGATGCAATTTTACTTTTTAGGGTTGGTGACTTCTATGAAACTTTTGGGGAGGATGCCATCAAAGCCAGTGAAATTTTGGGAATCACTTTGACTCGAAGAGCGAATGGTGCTGCTGCATATGTTGAGCTAGCTGGATTTCCGCACCATGCACTCGACACCTATCTTCCTAAGCTTGTAAGGGCTGGCCAACGGGTCGCAATTTGTGAGCAACTCGAAGATCCGAAGCTTACAAAAAACATTGTTAAGCGTGGAATCACTGAACTCATTACCCCAGGCGTTTCCTTTAACGATAGTGTGCTGGAGCGTAGGGAGAACAACTTTCTTGCTTCTGTATACATTGGAAAGTCTGTTGGCGGAGTCTCTTTTCTTGATATTTCAACCGGCGAATTTTTACTGGCCGAGGGACCTTTTGAATACATCGATAAGCTACTTGCAAACTTCAACCCTAAGGAAGTTTTGGTTGAAAAGGCTAAAAGCGCTGATTTTCTTGAAATATTTGGAACCAAGTATAACCTCTTTAAGCTCGACGATTGGATTTATAGTCCCGACGTTGGACGGGAGAAGTTGGAGAAACAGTTTCAGGTGAATTCACTTAAAGGATTTGGCGTGGATAGCCTGACTTTTGGGCTTGCCGCAGGCGGCGCAATTCTATACTATCTTGAGCTCACTCAGCATACTCAACTTAAGCATGTTACCACAGTAGCACGAATCGATCAGGAGCATTATGTTTGGCTCGATAAGTTTACGGTTCGAAATCTTGAACTCTTCGGCTCAGTGAATGAGGGTGGTCGAACGCTGTTGGGTATTCTCGATAAAACGACAACGCCTATGGGGGCAAGGATGCTGCGACGGTGGATTAGTCTACCGTTAAAAGATGTTTCCCCCATAAAGGAGCGTTTAAATGCCGTTGAACATCTCATCCAACATCCGGAGGAGAAGGGGCTGTTGCAGGAAAAGTTACGCGAACTTGGCGATTTGGAGCGAATTGTATCGCGGGCAGCGGTTGGCAGAGTAAACCCTCGCGAGTTGGTTCAGCTTCGGCTGGCACTTACCTTAATCGATCCAATTAAGGAGCATTGTAAGGAGTCAGGTGACGTTTCTCTCGTGAAAATTGGCGACCAGCTTAACCCTTGTGTGGTTATTAGGGAGAGGTTACAGCTGGAATTGGTTGATGATCCACCAACGTTGGTTGCCAAAGGGAATGTAATTGCCCAAGGGGTGAATACGGAACTGGATGAATTGCGCTCTATTGCTTTTTCCGGCAAGGACTATTTGCTGAACCTACAGCAGCGCGAGGCAGAAAGAACGGGTATATCATCACTGAAAG
The nucleotide sequence above comes from Williamwhitmania sp.. Encoded proteins:
- the secDF gene encoding protein translocase subunit SecDF; this encodes MQNKGAFQLLAIVFALVCVYQLSFTFMAKRVESQAKVSPMGEKAYLDSISSKGVYNFLWLKDFTYKECTERELNLGLDLKGGINVTLEVSEADIIRSLSNFSTDSTFNKVMKIAMEEHANGQKDFVALFVNAWNKVVPNDRLARIFATFELKDKITPTSNNAQVEKVIRQEVDDAISNSYNVIRNRIDRFGVAQPNIQRLENSGRILVELPGAKDPSRIRKLLQGTANLEFWETYENSEIYPFLISANSKLRELASAKLANAPKEESSKVAVTKEVKKKETQATDTTNKLISAVQQSQDTTAKSASEAAFASENPLFKVLRPAVGQQGPFPGPSVGIAEAGDTARVDAYLAMPQIKALFPHDVKFLWSVKPMETNGNTYALIAIKISTRDGRAPLDGGVITDAREEFGNSGGGQAQVAMSMNATGSKVWARLTADNKGRCIAIVLDNYVYSYPVVNDEITGGNSQISGNFTIEEAKDLANVLKSGKLPAPARIIQEAIVGPSLGQATINSGMWSFLMSFMLIMIYMVVYYSRRGGFIADVTLIFNLFFLIGVLASFGAVLTLPGIAGIVLTMGMAVDANVLIFERIREEIRAGKGVNLAIADGHKHALSAIVDGNMTTLITALILYVFGSGPIRGFATTLAIGIVTSLFAALIISRLMIEFYVAKGFKITFSTKLSETAFTKVRIKFIEWRKYAYGMSITFLVIIAISLIVRGLNPGIDFTGGRSFVVKFDKPVQSTEVAITLEKVFGEAPEVKTYGSNKELKITTKYRINENGPTVDDEVDMKLYEGLKTYLPQGTTFATFDTANKISSDKVGPTVAKDIRKDAIIAVMFALLAIFVYIFLRFRNVTYGVGAIVSLAHDAIMVIGVYTLFYHRVSFPLEVDQSFIAAVLTIIGASVYDTVIIFDRIREYTHLYPKRERKDVLNDAMNHTLGRTFSTSFTTFIVLIPMFFLAGQGIQGFIFGLMVGIFFGSFSSVFVAAPVAYDLSRWREKRALKKAELKK
- a CDS encoding ABC transporter ATP-binding protein, producing MIITTQGIEKSFGSLQVLKGIDLQVEENKLVSIVGPSGAGKTTFLQIMGTLSNPDKGKVFIGGTDITKLNSSSLALFRNQKLGFVFQFHHLLPEFTALENICIPAYIAGTRKNIAEKRASELLAFLGLSERASHKPTELSGGEQQRVAVARALINNPAVIFADEPSGNLDTANKQELHRLFFQLRDEFGVTIVVVTHDTELADSSDVVFTMVDGVISNARHS
- a CDS encoding TIGR02757 family protein — translated: MLGIVNLQKVKQLLDSRLDAYLAPEFIQHDPVQIPHLFRNKEDIEIAGLLAATISWGQRKSIIMGAKRIISLMDGAPFDFVQNHTPADLRRLQGFVYRTFNGNDLVAFIGQLQGIYHHSGGLEVVFSSGFMRGGIVGALSEFRAKMLVGIGDSHMSKHVANVDKGSACKRLNMFLRWMVRSDASGVDFGLWNQIPASALAIPLDVNTALASRMLGLLSRKQNDWRAVVELTEQLQKIDPIDPIKYDFALFSIGQSKDYPL
- a CDS encoding methyltransferase codes for the protein MSSFRFKQFTINQQNVPMKVNTDGVLLGAWADVDNMASILDVGTGTGVIALMLAQRNLTALVDAVEIDQQAVAIAEQNIANSPWSERIAVIGSSFQAYADSSALKYSLIVSNPPFFLSALKSPSQSRNLSRHADILPYEALLEGVDKLLAETGVFAGVFPYAESNVFIALAVNFGLYCRRKIYVQTVSGGRIKRVLLELSRERVTPMEGNLAIEEHGGKGYTTDYRNLTKDFYLAF
- a CDS encoding saccharopine dehydrogenase C-terminal domain-containing protein; protein product: MKTILVLGAGLSSTSLIAYLLDHSTSLNWKVKVGDLSLETAQRKVNKHPNGSAFKFDLSDSKQLTTEITGADAVISMLPAFMHPVVAKECVAQGKNMLTASYVSDAMKSLDAEAKAKGISLLNELGVDPGIDHMSAMKVIDEIKAKGGKMLGFMSNTGGLVAPEYDNNPWNYKFTWNPRNVVLAGQGVAQYQEMGQVKFIPYHRLYSRAFTVNVLDMGEFEVYPNRDSLQYKKIYSLENIPSIMRGTMRKKGYCKAWDVFVQLGATDDTYKVPDSENLTYRSFINSFLAYHPTQTVEDKIRKEIPLANDPNIFSKLQWLGIFEEKKVGLPNASPAQIVQKILEEKWVLDPEDKDMIVMQHRFDYELYGKKERITSTLVIKGKDQLNTAMSITVGTPLAIATKLLLTGEIKEKGVVVPIKPHLYTPILKELENYGVKFIEERTNL
- the mutS gene encoding DNA mismatch repair protein MutS, translated to MKQYVAIKRQHPDAILLFRVGDFYETFGEDAIKASEILGITLTRRANGAAAYVELAGFPHHALDTYLPKLVRAGQRVAICEQLEDPKLTKNIVKRGITELITPGVSFNDSVLERRENNFLASVYIGKSVGGVSFLDISTGEFLLAEGPFEYIDKLLANFNPKEVLVEKAKSADFLEIFGTKYNLFKLDDWIYSPDVGREKLEKQFQVNSLKGFGVDSLTFGLAAGGAILYYLELTQHTQLKHVTTVARIDQEHYVWLDKFTVRNLELFGSVNEGGRTLLGILDKTTTPMGARMLRRWISLPLKDVSPIKERLNAVEHLIQHPEEKGLLQEKLRELGDLERIVSRAAVGRVNPRELVQLRLALTLIDPIKEHCKESGDVSLVKIGDQLNPCVVIRERLQLELVDDPPTLVAKGNVIAQGVNTELDELRSIAFSGKDYLLNLQQREAERTGISSLKVSFNNVFGYYIEVRNAHKEKVPTDWIRKQTLVNAERYITAELKEYEEKILGAEEKILSIEQAVYSDLVLALLDYIAPIQHNAALLARLDCLLSFAEVSVAFGYEKPEIHDGFTLSIKDGRHPVIERMLPPGEEYVSNNVDMDTEQQQLIIITGPNMSGKSALLRQTALIVLMAQVGCFVPASSASIGVVDKIFTRVGASDNISMGESTFMVEMHEAASILNNLSDRSLILLDEIGRGTSTYDGISIAWAMAEFIHNHPTARAKTLFATHYHELNEMAEFFPRIKNFNVSVKELDNKVLFIRKLVPGGSAHSFGIHVARMAGMPQSVVRRAEEILIQLEKSHQQKQLEKPVNDIVEKSEGFQLSFFQLEDPVLKRIRDEIIGLDLNNLTPIDAMNKLNEIKKIAGL